The Streptomyces sp. P9-A4 genome contains a region encoding:
- a CDS encoding ECF transporter S component, with protein MTTGPTTTRPTTRPVRLGPRSVTALLLVSVVGLIAICWPLFADAGSAVTTHAADAPWLFAVLLPLLIAVVVATIADCGMDAKAVAMLGVLAAVGAALRPLGAGTAGLEPMFFLMVLSGRVLGPGFGFVLGSVTMFASALLTGGVGPWMPTQMLAMGWFTMGAGLLPGPDRFRGRGELLMLSVYGFVAAFAYGTVTNLYGWVTIGGGEAAAAGGDGGGIFFLPGAPAHENLARFLAFLVATSLGWDLGRAVLTVVLTVTVGGTLLKALRRATRRANFEAQVTFEAPEKAPASEAAHRTYVTYDVE; from the coding sequence GTGACCACCGGCCCCACGACCACCCGCCCCACCACCCGCCCCGTCCGCCTCGGCCCCCGCTCCGTGACCGCCCTGCTCCTGGTCTCCGTCGTCGGGCTCATCGCCATCTGCTGGCCCCTCTTCGCGGACGCCGGTTCCGCCGTGACCACGCACGCCGCCGACGCCCCCTGGCTCTTCGCCGTGCTGCTGCCGCTGCTGATCGCGGTCGTCGTCGCGACGATCGCGGACTGCGGGATGGACGCGAAGGCGGTGGCGATGCTGGGGGTGCTCGCCGCCGTCGGCGCGGCGCTGCGGCCACTGGGGGCGGGGACGGCCGGCCTGGAGCCGATGTTCTTCCTCATGGTGCTGAGCGGCCGGGTCCTGGGGCCGGGCTTCGGTTTCGTCCTGGGCTCGGTGACGATGTTCGCGTCCGCGCTGCTCACGGGCGGGGTGGGGCCGTGGATGCCGACGCAGATGCTGGCGATGGGCTGGTTCACGATGGGTGCCGGTCTGCTGCCGGGGCCGGACCGGTTCCGGGGCCGGGGCGAGCTGCTGATGCTGTCCGTGTACGGCTTCGTGGCGGCGTTCGCGTACGGCACGGTCACCAATCTGTACGGCTGGGTGACGATCGGCGGCGGGGAGGCGGCGGCGGCCGGGGGCGACGGTGGCGGAATCTTCTTCCTGCCGGGCGCTCCGGCCCACGAGAACCTGGCCCGTTTCCTCGCTTTCCTCGTCGCCACCTCCCTCGGCTGGGACCTCGGCCGTGCCGTGCTGACCGTGGTCCTGACCGTGACGGTCGGCGGGACGCTCCTGAAGGCGTTGCGGCGGGCGACGCGGCGGGCGAACTTCGAGGCCCAGGTCACATTCGAGGCCCCCGAGAAGGCCCCCGCGAGTGAGGCGGCCCATAGGACCTACGTCACGTACGACGTGGAATAG
- a CDS encoding transglycosylase SLT domain-containing protein, giving the protein MIRSITTRVAARKKSIAASAAVLLGASGAVLGTTGAASAASPQDIARQIVPASQYQSFSKIVSHESGWNHHATNSSSGAYGLVQALPASKMSSAGSDWKTNPATQIKWGLNYMNERYGSPNAAWAFWQANGWY; this is encoded by the coding sequence TTGATCCGCTCGATCACCACTCGTGTCGCTGCCCGCAAGAAGTCCATCGCCGCCTCCGCAGCCGTGCTGCTGGGCGCGTCGGGTGCGGTGCTCGGCACGACGGGCGCGGCCTCGGCCGCCAGCCCGCAGGACATCGCCCGGCAGATCGTTCCCGCTTCGCAGTACCAGTCCTTCAGCAAGATCGTGTCCCACGAGTCCGGCTGGAACCACCACGCCACCAACTCCTCCAGCGGCGCCTACGGCCTCGTCCAGGCCCTTCCGGCCTCGAAGATGTCCTCGGCCGGTTCCGACTGGAAGACGAACCCCGCCACCCAGATCAAGTGGGGTCTCAACTACATGAACGAGCGCTACGGCTCCCCGAACGCCGCCTGGGCGTTCTGGCAGGCCAACGGCTGGTACTAA
- a CDS encoding steroid 3-ketoacyl-CoA thiolase, translated as MAAEPVIVEAVRTPIGKRGGALANLHPAYLLGETYRELLGRTGIHADCVEQIVGGTVTHAGEQSMNPARTAWLTMGLPYETAATTVDCQCGSSQQASHMVANMVAAGVIDIGISCGVEAMSRVPLGSGSKHGPGKPFPDEWNVDLPNQFEAAERIARNRGLTRERVDSLGLLSQERAANAWAEERFKRETFAVQVPTTEDEQAAGHGMWRLVDRDEGLRDTTMEGLGRLKPVMPTAVHTAGNSSQISDGASAIMWASKRMARALKLRPRARIVAQALVGADPHYHLDGPIDATRAVLGKAGMSLRDIDLVEINEAFASVVLSWAQVFDQDLEKVNVNGGAIALGHPVGATGARLITTALHELERTDKEFALITMCAGGAVATGTIIQRL; from the coding sequence ATGGCCGCGGAACCCGTCATCGTCGAAGCCGTACGCACCCCCATCGGCAAGCGCGGAGGCGCGCTCGCCAACCTCCACCCCGCCTACCTCCTGGGCGAGACCTACCGCGAACTCCTCGGACGCACCGGCATCCACGCCGACTGCGTCGAACAGATCGTCGGCGGTACGGTCACCCACGCCGGAGAACAGTCCATGAACCCGGCGCGCACCGCCTGGCTCACCATGGGCCTCCCCTACGAGACGGCCGCCACCACCGTCGACTGCCAGTGCGGCTCCTCGCAGCAGGCCAGCCACATGGTCGCCAACATGGTCGCGGCCGGCGTCATCGACATCGGGATCAGCTGCGGCGTCGAGGCCATGTCGCGCGTACCGCTCGGGTCCGGCTCCAAGCACGGACCCGGCAAGCCCTTCCCCGACGAGTGGAACGTCGACCTCCCCAACCAGTTCGAGGCCGCCGAACGCATCGCCCGCAACAGGGGCCTCACCCGCGAACGCGTCGACTCCCTCGGACTGCTCTCCCAGGAACGGGCCGCGAACGCCTGGGCCGAGGAACGCTTCAAGCGCGAGACCTTCGCCGTGCAGGTCCCCACCACCGAGGACGAGCAGGCGGCGGGCCACGGCATGTGGCGGCTCGTCGACCGCGACGAGGGTCTGCGCGACACCACCATGGAGGGCCTCGGCCGCCTCAAGCCCGTCATGCCGACCGCCGTCCACACCGCCGGGAACTCCTCGCAGATCTCCGACGGCGCCTCCGCGATCATGTGGGCCTCCAAGCGCATGGCCCGCGCCCTCAAGCTCCGCCCGCGCGCCCGGATCGTCGCTCAGGCCCTGGTCGGCGCGGACCCGCACTACCACCTCGACGGGCCGATCGACGCGACGCGCGCGGTCCTCGGCAAGGCCGGGATGTCGCTCCGGGACATCGACCTCGTCGAGATCAACGAGGCCTTCGCCTCGGTGGTGCTCAGCTGGGCGCAGGTCTTCGACCAGGACCTGGAGAAGGTGAACGTCAACGGCGGCGCCATCGCCCTCGGGCACCCCGTCGGGGCGACCGGTGCGCGGCTGATCACCACGGCTCTGCACGAGCTGGAACGGACGGACAAGGAGTTCGCGCTGATCACGATGTGCGCGGGCGGGGCGGTGGCCACGGGGACGATCATCCAGCGGTTGTAG
- a CDS encoding cytochrome P450, translating to MPCPHLPEGFDATDPDLLRDRIPFPEFAELRQTAPVWWCPQQAGITGFEDEGYWAVTRHADVKYVSTHPELFSSNLNTAVIRFNENIQRDQIDVQKMIMLNMDPPEHTRVRQIVQRGFTPRAIRSLETALGDRARAIAEEARLSADSDGTFDFVTRVAVELPLQAIAELIGVPQEDRSRIFDWSNKMIAYDDPEYAITEEIGAEAAMELIGYAMNMAADRKACPAADIVSQLVAAEGQGNLSSDEFGFFVLLLAVAGNETTRNAISHGMHAFLTHPDQWELFKRERPATTAEEIVRWATPVVSFQRTATQDTELGGRQIRKGDRVGLFYSSANNDPEVFTDPERFDITRDPNPHLGFGGGGPHFCLGKSLAIKEIDLIFNALADALPDLTLAGEPRRLRAAWLNGVKELRVRASA from the coding sequence ATGCCCTGCCCTCATCTCCCCGAAGGGTTCGACGCCACCGATCCCGATCTGCTCCGCGACCGCATCCCCTTCCCGGAGTTCGCCGAGCTGCGGCAGACGGCGCCCGTGTGGTGGTGCCCGCAGCAGGCCGGCATCACGGGCTTCGAGGACGAGGGGTACTGGGCCGTCACGCGCCACGCGGACGTCAAGTACGTGTCCACGCACCCCGAGCTGTTCTCGTCGAACCTCAACACCGCCGTGATCCGCTTCAACGAGAACATCCAGCGGGATCAGATCGACGTCCAGAAGATGATCATGCTCAACATGGACCCGCCCGAGCACACCCGGGTCCGCCAGATCGTCCAGCGCGGCTTCACCCCCCGGGCGATCCGCAGCCTGGAGACGGCGCTCGGCGACCGTGCCCGCGCCATCGCCGAGGAGGCCCGGCTGAGCGCCGACTCCGACGGCACCTTCGACTTCGTCACCCGGGTCGCCGTCGAGCTCCCCCTCCAGGCGATCGCCGAACTCATCGGCGTCCCCCAGGAGGACCGCTCCCGGATCTTCGACTGGTCGAACAAGATGATCGCGTACGACGACCCCGAGTACGCCATCACCGAGGAGATCGGCGCCGAGGCCGCCATGGAACTCATCGGCTACGCGATGAACATGGCCGCCGACCGCAAGGCCTGCCCCGCCGCCGACATCGTCAGCCAGCTCGTCGCGGCCGAGGGGCAGGGGAACCTCTCCTCCGACGAGTTCGGGTTCTTCGTCCTGCTGCTCGCCGTCGCGGGCAACGAGACCACCCGCAACGCCATCAGCCACGGCATGCACGCCTTCCTCACCCACCCCGACCAGTGGGAACTCTTCAAGCGGGAACGCCCCGCGACCACCGCCGAGGAGATCGTGCGCTGGGCGACCCCCGTGGTCTCCTTCCAGCGCACCGCGACCCAGGACACCGAACTCGGCGGCCGGCAGATCCGCAAGGGCGACCGCGTCGGCCTGTTCTACTCCTCCGCCAACAACGACCCCGAGGTCTTCACCGACCCCGAACGCTTCGACATCACCCGGGACCCCAACCCCCACCTCGGCTTCGGCGGCGGCGGACCCCACTTCTGCCTGGGCAAGTCCCTCGCGATCAAGGAGATCGACCTGATCTTCAACGCCCTCGCGGACGCCCTGCCCGACCTCACCCTGGCGGGCGAACCCCGCCGGCTGCGGGCGGCCTGGCTCAACGGCGTCAAGGAACTCCGGGTCCGCGCCTCGGCGTGA
- a CDS encoding DUF2330 domain-containing protein has protein sequence MRGTHRTTRTPGARTHRVLAVVVALLALQLGSLVAPAYACGCGAMIPSRDQRIGVDREESAVRWDGRTETVVMRFNVHGNAEHAAWIMPVPSRAGVTLGDPALFDALDRLTEPEQRDRFHFWPREGEWPFTEDHGDGVGAPAPGAAPGVGVVGRERLGPFDVARLTATDPGALGGWLRANGFELPERLTGALQPYVDRKWEYVAVRLAPQEEGAVLYGELTPLRITFASPELVYPMRLSRLAGTPQTLGLYVLAEHRMEPRSPIGGDRPEVTFAGRIERPEGAVAALAGAGPVRLTVLEQEFPHPERIDDDHHLRTVADTPYRRVEYTDRLLTVAGGIPVWLLTVGGGVLLAAVTALLAVRVVRAGRRRAGSPAGPDAGVRSAS, from the coding sequence ATGCGGGGGACACACCGAACCACACGAACACCAGGGGCACGGACGCACCGCGTCCTCGCCGTCGTCGTCGCGCTGCTCGCGCTCCAGCTCGGCTCGCTCGTCGCACCGGCGTACGCCTGCGGCTGCGGCGCCATGATCCCGTCGAGGGACCAGCGCATCGGCGTCGACCGGGAGGAGTCCGCCGTCCGCTGGGACGGGCGCACCGAGACGGTCGTCATGCGCTTCAACGTGCATGGCAACGCCGAACACGCCGCCTGGATCATGCCCGTACCGAGCCGCGCCGGCGTCACCCTCGGCGACCCCGCGCTCTTCGACGCGCTCGACCGGCTCACCGAGCCCGAGCAGCGCGACCGTTTCCACTTCTGGCCGCGCGAGGGCGAGTGGCCGTTCACCGAGGACCACGGGGACGGGGTGGGGGCCCCGGCGCCCGGCGCGGCCCCCGGCGTCGGTGTCGTCGGCCGCGAGCGGCTCGGCCCCTTCGACGTGGCCCGGCTGACCGCCACCGACCCCGGAGCGCTCGGCGGCTGGCTGCGCGCCAACGGCTTCGAGCTGCCCGAACGGCTGACCGGCGCGCTCCAGCCGTACGTGGACCGGAAGTGGGAGTACGTCGCGGTGCGGCTCGCGCCCCAGGAGGAGGGTGCCGTCCTGTACGGCGAACTCACCCCGCTCCGGATCACCTTCGCCTCCCCCGAACTCGTCTACCCCATGCGGCTCTCCCGGCTCGCCGGCACTCCGCAGACCCTCGGCCTCTACGTCCTGGCCGAGCACCGGATGGAGCCCCGCTCCCCCATCGGCGGCGACCGCCCCGAGGTCACCTTCGCCGGGCGGATCGAGCGCCCCGAGGGCGCCGTCGCCGCGCTCGCCGGGGCGGGACCGGTCCGACTGACCGTCCTGGAGCAGGAGTTCCCGCACCCGGAGCGGATCGACGACGACCACCATCTGCGGACCGTCGCGGACACCCCGTACCGCCGGGTCGAGTACACCGACCGTCTGCTGACGGTGGCCGGAGGCATCCCTGTCTGGCTGCTCACGGTCGGCGGCGGGGTGCTGCTCGCGGCGGTGACGGCGCTCCTCGCGGTACGGGTGGTCCGGGCGGGGCGGCGACGCGCGGGGAGCCCGGCGGGTCCCGACGCCGGTGTACGTTCGGCCTCATGA
- a CDS encoding O-methyltransferase — protein MTNSQPDPRWTEVDDYFTETIAPGDEVLTAALADSAAAGLPEIAVAPNQGKLLHLLALTQGAGNILEIGTLGGYSTIWLARALPADGRLITLEYDPAHAAVARANIARAGLDKLVEVRTGAALDSLPELDAEGAGPFDLVFIDADKVNNPRYVEWALKLSRPGTVIVVDNVVRGGRITTPHPEDPAITGTRELFDLVAREPRLEATAVQTVGTKGYDGLLLARVTS, from the coding sequence ATGACGAACTCTCAGCCTGATCCCCGATGGACCGAGGTCGACGACTACTTCACCGAGACGATCGCCCCCGGCGACGAGGTGCTCACCGCCGCGCTCGCCGACTCGGCGGCGGCGGGCCTGCCCGAGATCGCCGTCGCGCCCAACCAGGGCAAGCTGCTCCACCTGCTCGCGCTGACGCAGGGCGCCGGGAACATCCTGGAGATCGGCACCCTCGGCGGCTACAGCACGATCTGGCTGGCCCGCGCGCTGCCCGCCGACGGCCGGCTGATCACCCTCGAATACGACCCGGCGCACGCGGCCGTCGCCCGCGCCAACATCGCGCGCGCCGGCCTGGACAAGCTCGTCGAGGTCCGCACGGGCGCGGCCCTCGACAGCCTGCCGGAGCTGGACGCGGAGGGCGCGGGCCCCTTCGACCTGGTCTTCATCGACGCCGACAAGGTCAACAACCCGCGCTATGTGGAGTGGGCGCTGAAACTGTCCCGCCCCGGCACGGTGATCGTCGTCGACAACGTCGTACGCGGGGGAAGGATCACCACCCCGCACCCGGAGGACCCGGCGATCACCGGCACCCGCGAACTCTTCGACCTCGTGGCCCGCGAACCCCGGCTGGAGGCGACGGCCGTCCAGACGGTCGGCACGAAGGGCTACGACGGACTGCTGCTGGCCCGCGTGACGAGCTGA
- a CDS encoding serpin family protein, whose protein sequence is MNHNPAVLRADAIRALAARWLPCLGDGDFVVSPAGLWLALGAVASGARGRTGEELGALLGVEGEAAGEAVTAVGRRIAAAGGVVMATGVWSRVPVLEGFRRGLPGVGFGVLPGDGQAELDAWVRESTGGRIDGLPLRLDGSEDLVLLNALALKASWRTAFRADLTRDEPFTDGDGTTRPVPTMRQRIPAAQVWYVDGVTVVELPCAGEAGALVRFVLGPEGAGPAEVLPAAWASARERLAADSVDLALPRFESRTRTGADAHLKALGVTRALRPGAEFPALSDAELFVSEVVQEVMIEVAEEGVEAAAVTQVTMTRSAARPPRPVVERIAFDRPFGVVVLDATGELPLFTGWQRSAPVAGKAVRGRPDDHR, encoded by the coding sequence ATGAACCACAACCCCGCTGTTCTTCGGGCGGACGCGATACGTGCCCTGGCCGCGCGCTGGCTGCCCTGTCTCGGGGACGGGGACTTCGTCGTCTCGCCCGCCGGGCTGTGGCTGGCGCTCGGGGCCGTCGCCTCCGGGGCGCGGGGGCGGACCGGCGAGGAGCTGGGCGCGCTGCTCGGGGTCGAGGGGGAGGCGGCCGGCGAGGCCGTGACCGCCGTCGGGCGACGGATCGCGGCTGCCGGCGGGGTCGTGATGGCGACCGGGGTGTGGAGCAGGGTGCCGGTGCTCGAAGGGTTCCGGCGGGGGCTGCCCGGGGTGGGTTTCGGGGTGCTGCCCGGGGACGGGCAGGCGGAACTCGACGCGTGGGTAAGGGAGTCCACCGGCGGCCGGATCGACGGGCTGCCACTCCGGCTCGACGGATCCGAGGACCTGGTCCTGCTCAACGCCCTCGCGCTCAAGGCCTCGTGGCGTACCGCGTTCCGCGCGGACCTCACCCGCGACGAGCCCTTCACCGACGGAGACGGCACCACCCGGCCCGTACCGACCATGCGGCAGCGGATTCCGGCCGCCCAGGTCTGGTACGTGGACGGGGTCACGGTCGTCGAGCTGCCCTGCGCCGGGGAGGCGGGGGCCCTGGTGCGGTTCGTGCTCGGGCCCGAGGGCGCCGGGCCGGCCGAGGTGCTGCCCGCCGCCTGGGCGTCGGCGCGGGAGCGGCTCGCCGCCGACTCGGTTGATCTGGCGCTGCCGCGCTTCGAGTCGCGTACGCGGACCGGGGCGGACGCGCATCTGAAGGCGCTCGGCGTCACCCGGGCGCTGCGCCCCGGCGCCGAGTTCCCGGCGCTGTCCGATGCCGAGCTGTTCGTCTCCGAGGTGGTGCAGGAGGTCATGATCGAGGTCGCGGAGGAGGGGGTGGAGGCCGCCGCCGTCACCCAGGTCACGATGACCCGCAGCGCGGCCCGGCCCCCGCGGCCCGTGGTGGAACGGATCGCCTTCGACCGCCCCTTCGGCGTCGTCGTCCTCGACGCCACTGGAGAGCTGCCGCTCTTCACCGGGTGGCAGCGGAGCGCACCGGTCGCGGGGAAGGCCGTCCGGGGCCGCCCCGACGACCACCGCTGA
- a CDS encoding antibiotic biosynthesis monooxygenase family protein → MPSVVKINVLTVPAEQREVLEQRFAARAGSVEGSDGFEWFELLRPLEGTDQYLVYTRWRSEEDFQNWMNGSMKAAHQGGGEGGGERPKPAATGSTLWSFEVVQTTSPKN, encoded by the coding sequence GTGCCCAGTGTCGTGAAGATCAACGTCCTGACCGTGCCGGCCGAGCAGCGTGAGGTGCTGGAGCAGCGCTTCGCCGCCCGGGCCGGGTCCGTGGAGGGCTCCGACGGATTCGAGTGGTTCGAGCTGCTGCGGCCCCTGGAGGGCACCGACCAGTACCTGGTCTACACCCGCTGGCGCAGCGAGGAGGACTTCCAGAACTGGATGAACGGCTCCATGAAGGCCGCCCACCAGGGCGGCGGCGAGGGCGGCGGCGAGCGGCCGAAGCCCGCCGCGACCGGCTCCACGCTGTGGTCCTTCGAGGTCGTCCAGACGACGTCCCCTAAGAACTGA
- a CDS encoding GNAT family N-acetyltransferase, with product MARMTWILSPEHVDTPDAAALRRDYYDDVASRYWKRPATEAEIDEGLTGDGVELLTPPTGRFLVARYGGKAAGCGGVLMLDDERAELTRVFLRHAFRGLGGAGTLLAALEDEARALGARRMVLNTRLDLVEARALYTRHGYAEIPAYCTGPYMDIWYGKDL from the coding sequence ATGGCGCGCATGACCTGGATCCTCTCCCCCGAGCACGTCGACACCCCGGACGCCGCCGCCCTGCGCCGCGACTACTACGACGACGTCGCCAGCCGCTACTGGAAGCGGCCCGCGACCGAGGCCGAGATCGACGAGGGGCTCACCGGCGACGGGGTCGAGCTGCTGACCCCGCCGACCGGTCGGTTCCTGGTCGCCCGGTACGGCGGCAAGGCGGCCGGCTGCGGCGGGGTCCTGATGCTCGACGACGAGCGCGCCGAGCTGACCCGGGTGTTCCTGCGCCACGCCTTCCGGGGCCTGGGCGGGGCGGGCACGCTGCTCGCCGCCCTGGAGGACGAGGCCCGCGCGCTCGGCGCCCGCCGGATGGTCCTCAACACGCGCCTGGACCTGGTCGAGGCCCGCGCCCTGTACACACGGCACGGATACGCGGAGATCCCGGCGTACTGCACGGGCCCGTACATGGACATCTGGTACGGCAAGGACCTCTGA
- a CDS encoding MDR family MFS transporter: MAQEVRPSPPDSGGAPVPGEGQSHRTVLVAIGALLLGMLLAALDQTIVSTALPTIVSELGGMEHLSWVVTAYMLASTAATPLWGKLGDQYGRKKLFQAAIVLFLIGSALCGIAQNMPQLIAFRAVQGLGGGGLMVLSMAIVGDLVSPRERGKYQGLFGAVFGATSVLGPLLGGLFTQHLSWRWVFYINLPIGVVALFVIAAVLHIPVRSTRHTIDYLGTFLIASVATCLVLVASLGGSTWAWGSAQIIGLAVLGAVLLVWFVYVERRAAEPVLPLKLFRIRTFSLVSVISFVVGFAMFGAMTYLPTFLQVVQGVTPTMSGVHMLPMVAGMLITSTASGQIVSRTGRWKVFPIAGTALTALGLLLLHKLTETSSTWSMSVCFFVFGAGLGLVMQVLVLVVQNAVSYEDLGVATSGATFFRSIGASFGVAVFGTVFTSRLTGKLDDVFADAAAAGQTLPPGVGAEQVAADPRAIASLPAELRPSVLHAYATSITDVFLYAAPVVLVAFVIAWFLKEDKLRASVTAPDTSETLASNPVERSSYDECARALSVLGSREGRKAVYETITARAGLDLLPAASWLLLRIRRHGTVEPDRLAETVPVPLRAITEASRQVEERRLVTREGLQLVLTEEGVGVAVRLAAAREESLAELLGDWWGPDRPTDLVRLVELLTAEMSGSDAERPHSPEPPRDHQA; this comes from the coding sequence ATGGCCCAGGAAGTACGCCCGTCCCCGCCCGACAGCGGCGGCGCGCCCGTGCCGGGCGAGGGGCAGAGCCACCGCACGGTCCTCGTCGCCATCGGCGCGCTGCTGCTCGGCATGCTGCTCGCCGCCCTCGACCAGACGATCGTGTCCACCGCCCTGCCGACCATCGTGAGCGAACTCGGCGGCATGGAGCACCTGTCCTGGGTGGTCACCGCCTACATGCTGGCGTCCACGGCCGCCACCCCCCTCTGGGGCAAGCTCGGCGACCAGTACGGCCGCAAGAAGCTCTTCCAGGCGGCGATCGTCCTCTTCCTCATCGGCTCCGCCCTCTGCGGCATCGCCCAGAACATGCCGCAGCTCATCGCCTTCCGCGCCGTCCAGGGCCTCGGCGGCGGCGGTCTGATGGTCCTGTCGATGGCGATCGTCGGCGACCTCGTGTCACCCCGCGAACGCGGCAAGTACCAGGGGCTCTTCGGCGCCGTGTTCGGCGCCACCAGCGTCCTCGGCCCGCTGCTCGGCGGCCTCTTCACCCAGCACCTGTCCTGGCGCTGGGTCTTCTACATCAACCTGCCGATCGGCGTCGTCGCCCTCTTCGTGATCGCCGCCGTGCTGCACATCCCGGTGCGTTCCACCCGGCACACCATCGACTACCTCGGCACCTTCCTCATCGCCTCGGTCGCCACCTGCCTGGTCCTCGTCGCCTCCCTCGGCGGCAGCACCTGGGCGTGGGGGTCGGCGCAGATCATCGGCCTCGCCGTCCTCGGAGCCGTACTCCTCGTCTGGTTCGTGTACGTGGAGCGGCGGGCCGCCGAACCCGTCCTGCCGCTCAAGCTGTTCAGGATCCGGACCTTCAGCCTGGTCTCCGTCATCAGCTTCGTCGTCGGCTTCGCGATGTTCGGCGCCATGACCTATCTGCCGACCTTCCTCCAGGTCGTCCAGGGTGTCACCCCGACCATGTCCGGCGTCCATATGCTGCCGATGGTCGCCGGCATGCTGATCACCTCGACCGCCTCCGGCCAGATCGTCTCCCGCACCGGCCGCTGGAAGGTCTTCCCGATCGCCGGCACCGCCCTCACCGCCCTCGGACTGCTGCTCCTCCACAAGCTCACGGAGACCAGCTCGACCTGGTCGATGAGCGTCTGCTTCTTCGTCTTCGGCGCCGGACTCGGCCTCGTCATGCAGGTCCTCGTCCTGGTCGTGCAGAACGCCGTCTCCTACGAGGACCTCGGCGTCGCCACCTCGGGCGCCACCTTCTTCCGCTCCATCGGGGCGTCCTTCGGCGTCGCCGTCTTCGGTACGGTCTTCACCAGCCGGCTCACCGGCAAGCTCGACGACGTCTTCGCCGACGCCGCCGCCGCAGGTCAGACCCTCCCGCCCGGCGTCGGCGCCGAGCAGGTCGCCGCCGACCCGCGCGCCATCGCTTCCCTCCCGGCCGAGCTGCGCCCCTCCGTCCTGCACGCGTACGCCACGTCCATCACGGACGTCTTCCTGTACGCGGCACCCGTCGTGCTCGTCGCCTTCGTCATCGCCTGGTTCCTCAAGGAGGACAAGCTGCGCGCGTCCGTCACCGCGCCCGACACCAGCGAGACCCTCGCCTCGAACCCGGTCGAGCGCTCCTCGTACGACGAATGCGCCCGCGCCCTGTCCGTCCTCGGCTCCCGCGAGGGACGCAAGGCGGTCTACGAGACGATCACCGCCCGCGCCGGGCTCGACCTGCTGCCCGCCGCGAGCTGGCTGCTGCTCCGCATCCGCCGCCACGGCACCGTCGAACCCGACCGGCTCGCCGAGACCGTGCCCGTACCGCTGCGGGCCATCACGGAGGCCTCCCGGCAGGTGGAGGAACGGCGCCTGGTCACCCGGGAAGGGCTCCAGCTGGTCCTTACCGAGGAGGGCGTCGGGGTGGCGGTCCGTCTCGCGGCGGCCCGTGAGGAGTCGCTCGCCGAGCTGCTCGGCGACTGGTGGGGGCCGGACCGGCCGACCGACCTGGTGCGGCTGGTGGAGCTGCTGACCGCCGAGATGAGCGGCTCGGACGCGGAACGCCCCCACAGCCCGGAGCCGCCCCGCGACCACCAGGCCTGA
- a CDS encoding peptidoglycan-binding domain-containing protein, translated as MTLDSPEEAPYGAGGANPYGSEYGGESGGASGGASGGASGGASGSAYGNGSGGASGGVSTGEDPPTAQLAAIRPYPGEAAAETYRMEAAPGGLHPSGAADPSSMGGAGGMGGAGGAGGPSGVGGPSETMPLLLRGVGDVPPGPAVERRGRKRGVLVAAVAAVAVAGTAALAAAVLGGGEETDDRAAVPEVTTSASLNLAVSEAPSATSETPEPTSSSPTPHPTTESPSPTPSATRTTASPSPSPTTTGAGAPPASTPPETPVAPPTTTPATTPSPTATKGEPEEVLTLSIGSSGPEVRDLQRRLTDVGVYGGHTDGKYDRDVRDAVWLYQSYMYIQGDPSGVYGPNTREVLERYTPHI; from the coding sequence GTGACGCTGGACTCGCCGGAGGAGGCCCCGTACGGGGCGGGGGGCGCGAACCCGTACGGGAGTGAGTACGGCGGGGAGTCCGGCGGCGCGTCCGGCGGCGCGTCCGGCGGCGCGTCCGGCGGCGCGTCCGGCAGCGCGTACGGGAACGGCTCCGGAGGTGCCTCCGGAGGCGTCTCCACGGGTGAGGACCCGCCGACGGCCCAGCTGGCGGCGATCCGGCCGTATCCGGGTGAGGCGGCGGCGGAGACGTATCGGATGGAGGCGGCCCCGGGCGGCTTGCACCCGAGCGGCGCGGCCGACCCGAGCAGCATGGGCGGCGCGGGCGGCATGGGCGGCGCGGGCGGCGCGGGCGGCCCGAGTGGCGTGGGCGGGCCGTCCGAGACCATGCCGCTTCTGCTGCGCGGCGTCGGTGACGTACCGCCGGGCCCGGCCGTGGAGCGGCGGGGGCGCAAGCGGGGCGTGCTCGTCGCGGCGGTGGCCGCCGTCGCCGTGGCGGGCACCGCCGCCCTCGCGGCGGCCGTGCTCGGCGGCGGCGAGGAGACCGACGACCGGGCGGCCGTGCCCGAGGTGACCACGAGCGCGTCCCTGAACCTCGCCGTCTCGGAGGCCCCGTCCGCCACCTCGGAGACCCCGGAGCCGACCTCGTCCTCCCCCACGCCGCACCCGACCACCGAGTCCCCCTCGCCCACCCCCTCCGCGACCCGCACCACCGCATCGCCGAGCCCCTCGCCGACCACGACCGGCGCGGGGGCGCCCCCGGCGTCCACCCCGCCGGAGACACCGGTCGCGCCGCCGACGACGACACCGGCGACGACGCCGTCCCCCACGGCGACGAAGGGGGAGCCCGAGGAGGTCCTGACGCTGAGCATCGGCTCGTCGGGGCCGGAGGTACGGGACCTCCAGCGGCGGCTGACCGACGTCGGGGTGTACGGCGGCCACACCGACGGCAAGTACGACAGGGACGTACGGGACGCGGTGTGGCTCTACCAGTCGTACATGTACATCCAGGGCGACCCGAGCGGCGTGTACGGCCCGAACACGCGCGAGGTCCTGGAGCGGTACACGCCCCACATCTGA